AACAGTTGGCGACAGCATCATTGATGCGCGCAGATGCGGTCAGTTACCTTTCAAGGCTGGCGCCTAAACGAGTTCCCTGCCGACGAAAAGTCGGAGGGGCTGTTGCCGTCCGAGGCCGTGCAACGGCTTCCTCGACCCGCCAAACTGGTCCTACAATGTCTCATCCTTCGTCTCTGTCCTGAGGGTCGTCCATGAACCTCACGTTCAATTCTCTTCATCCCACCTTTGTCGCTGAAGTCAGCCCGGTTGATCTGCGAACGGTTTCCGACCGCGACACCCTGCAGCAGATCCGCGCCGGCATGGACCGCTACGCGATACTCGTTTTTCGCGAGCAGGCCTTTTCCGGCAGGGAGCAGGTCGAGTTCGCGCAACGCTTCGACGGCCAGCTCCACGCCAAGACCGGTGCGGCGGCGATCACGAAAAACCGCTTCGGCAACGAGGCGCTGACGGACATTTCCAATGTGGACGAGGGCGGCGATATCTTCCAGTCGAACGACCGGCGGCGCCAGTACTTGCTGGGCAACCGCCTGTGGCACACGGATGCGTCCTTCCAGGACCCGCCGGGGCGCTACTCGATGCTGTTCTCGGTGGTCGTGCCGCCGGTGCCGGCGGACACGGAATTCGCCGACATGCGCGCTGCCTACGATGCCTTGTCCGATGACATGAAGGCGCAACTCGAAGGCCTGCGCGCTCAGCATTCCATTGCCTACTCGCGTTCCACGCTGGGCTTCGAATTCTCCGAGAAGGAAAGGCAGATCCTCAAGGGCGCGGTGCAGCCGCTGGTCCGCACCCTGCCCAACGGACGCAAGTCGCTCTACCTCGCCTCGCATGCGGCCACGATCATCGATTGGCCCGTGCCGGAAGCGCGCCTGCTGCTGCGGGACCTGACCGAGCACGCCACCCAGCGGCAGTTCGTCTACCGGCATTCGTGGCGTGTGGGCGACTTGGTGATCTGGGACAACCGCGCGACCATGCACCGGGGAATGCCCTTCGACGACAGGAAATACCGCCGCGAGTTGCGCCGCGTGACCACGCTCGACATCCCCATCCCGCCGCACCTTCGATCTTAGTGCTTACACGAACCACGGAGCCACAGAGGACACAGAGGGCACAGAGGAAAGAATAGAATAAATAGATGAGGATGGAATGGTGAGAATCCAAACGTTGTCGCGCACAGTGAACATTGCATATTCATCCATGACAGCGATTGCCAGATATCTAACTCTCCTTTTGTTGTTCTCTGTGTCCTCTGTGTCCTCTGTGGCTAATAGCGTACTGCGATGTATGTGTTGGGTTGAGCCAAACTGATGGAAACTCGCGTCCTAGGAAAAACGGGCCTCAAGGTTTCGGTGCTGAGCTTCGGCTGCGGTGCAGTCGGGGGCCTGATGGTGAAGGGCAAGGCGGCCGACCAGGAGCGCGCGGTCGCGCGCGCCATGGAATTCGGGATCAACTACTTCGACACCGCGCCGATGTATGGCAACGGCGAATCCGAACGCAACCTCGGGCGGGTGTTGAAGGCGCTGAAAAGGCCGAAGGTCTATGTCGGCACCAAAGTTTTTCTTGAAGCAACCGGCGATATCGGGAAGTTCATCGCCGATTCCATGGAAGCGTGCCTGAAACGCCTGGGCCTCGACAGCGTCGATCTCTACCAGTTACACAATCCCATCTCCGACGCGAAGCGCGAAGGCACCCTCGACCCGAAAACAGTGCGCGAACAAGTGCTGCCGGCCTTCGACTATTTGCGCGAGCAAGGCAAGGCGCGTTATTTCGGGTTCACGGCATTGGGAGACACGCCCGCCATTCACAAGGTTCTGGATGCTTTCGATTCAGCCCAGGTGAGCTACAACCTGCTCAATCCCAGTGCCGGCATGAAGCTGCCGTCAAACTATCCGGCCCAGGATTACGGTAATCTGATTGAGCGCGCACGCGCGAGCGGCATCGGGACCATCGGCATTCGCGTGCTCGCGGGCGGCGCGTTGAGCGGCGTCGAAACCCGGCATCCGCTCGCCATGCCAAGCGTGGACCCGCTCGGCTAGGCATCGAGTTACGCCGGCGATGTAGCCCGAGCGGTCC
This portion of the Betaproteobacteria bacterium genome encodes:
- a CDS encoding TauD/TfdA family dioxygenase codes for the protein MNLTFNSLHPTFVAEVSPVDLRTVSDRDTLQQIRAGMDRYAILVFREQAFSGREQVEFAQRFDGQLHAKTGAAAITKNRFGNEALTDISNVDEGGDIFQSNDRRRQYLLGNRLWHTDASFQDPPGRYSMLFSVVVPPVPADTEFADMRAAYDALSDDMKAQLEGLRAQHSIAYSRSTLGFEFSEKERQILKGAVQPLVRTLPNGRKSLYLASHAATIIDWPVPEARLLLRDLTEHATQRQFVYRHSWRVGDLVIWDNRATMHRGMPFDDRKYRRELRRVTTLDIPIPPHLRS
- a CDS encoding aldo/keto reductase gives rise to the protein METRVLGKTGLKVSVLSFGCGAVGGLMVKGKAADQERAVARAMEFGINYFDTAPMYGNGESERNLGRVLKALKRPKVYVGTKVFLEATGDIGKFIADSMEACLKRLGLDSVDLYQLHNPISDAKREGTLDPKTVREQVLPAFDYLREQGKARYFGFTALGDTPAIHKVLDAFDSAQVSYNLLNPSAGMKLPSNYPAQDYGNLIERARASGIGTIGIRVLAGGALSGVETRHPLAMPSVDPLG